A genomic stretch from Erigeron canadensis isolate Cc75 chromosome 9, C_canadensis_v1, whole genome shotgun sequence includes:
- the LOC122581473 gene encoding external alternative NAD(P)H-ubiquinone oxidoreductase B2, mitochondrial-like translates to MRTINLYERFSRRFRERPYLSVALFVTSVSGGGLVAYSEANKPDELLAADIKKKRVVVLGTGWAGTSFLRNLKNPSYDVQVISPRNYFAFTPLLPSVTVGTVEARSVVEPIRNIVRKKNVNVDYFEAECFKIDAQNKKVYCRSTKNQEEEFVVDYDYLVVAMGARVNTFNTPGVEENCLYLKEVEDAQKIRRKVIDCFEKANLPNISDEERKRMLQFVVVGGGPTGVEFAAELHDFVSEDLVKLYPAVKGLVKISLLEATDHILNMFDKRITTFAEEKFHRDGIDLKTGSMVVKVTDKEISTKERKSGEVSTIPYGMAVWSTGIATRPVVMDFMKQIGQVNRRVLATDEWLRVEGTNNIYALGDCATINQRKVMEDISAIFKKADQDNSGTLTVKEFQGALNDICDRYPQVSLYLKNKNMSGIVDLLKESKGDAAKESAALSIEEFKKALSQVDSQMKNLPATAQVAAQQGSYLADCFNRMDECEKKPEGPIRFRESGRHRFRPFRYKHLGQFAPLGGEQTAAQLPGDWVSIGHSSQWLWYSVYASKQVSWRTRSLVVSDWIRRFIFGRDSSQI, encoded by the exons ATGAGGACTATAAATCTATACGAGAGGTTTTCGCGGAGGTTTCGTGAACGTCCATATCTTTCCGTAGCTCTTTTTGTGACTTCCGTCAG TGGAGGTGGTCTTGTGGCTTACTCGGAGGCAAACAAGCCAGATGAACTACTTGCAGCAGATATTAAGAAAAAGAGGGTCGTTGTTCTTGGAACTGGTTGGGCAGGGACAAGTTTTTTGAGAAATCTTAAGAATCCCTCTTATGATGTCCAAGTGATATCACCTAGGAATTACTTTGCGTTCACCCCCTTACTGCCTAGTGTAACAGTTGGCACTGTTGAAGCTCGCAGTGTTGTGGAACCAATTCGTAATATCGTCAGAAAG AAGAATGTAAATGTTGATTACTTTGAAGCTGAATGTTTTAAGATCGATGCACAAAATAAGAAAGTTTACTGCCGTTCAACTAAGAATCAAGAAGAAGAGTTTGTTGTAGATTATGATTACCTGGTTGTTGCAATGGGAGCCCGCGTCAATACATTTAACACTCCTGGTGTGGAAGAAAACTGCCTATACTTGAAG GAAGTTGAAGATGCTCAAAAGATCCGCAGGAAAGTAATTGATTGTTTTGAGAAGGCAAACCTACCTAATATTAGTGATGAAGAGAGAAAAAGGATGCTTCAATTTGTTGTTGTCGGTGGTGGTCCAACTGGTGTGGAGTTTGCTGCCGAGCTTCATGATTTTGTGTCCGAGGATTTGGTAAAGTTGTACCCAGCTGTTAAAGGTCTTGTCAAAATATCACTTCTTGAGGCAACCGACCATATTCTGAACAT GTTTGACAAGAGAATCACCACTTTTGCTGAAGAGAAGTTCCACAGAGATGGTATAGATTTGAAAACAGGATCAATGGTGGTTAAGGTAACAGATAAAGAAATTTCAACTAAAGAGAGAAAATCGGGGGAAGTCTCAACTATACCCTATGGGATGGCAGTGTGGTCAACAGGTATTGCAACTCGTCCAGTGGTGATGGATTTCATGAAACAAATTGGACAG GTAAACCGTCGAGTGTTAGCCACTGATGAATGGCTTCGCGTTGAAGGGACCAACAACATATATGCACTAGGTGATTGTGCTACAATAAATCAGCGCAAAGTCATG GAGGATATTTCAGCTATATTCAAAAAGGCTGACCAGGACAACTCTGGAACACTAACAGTCAAAGAATTTCAAGGAGCATTGAATGACATATGTGATAGGTATCCTCAAGTGAGTCTTTATCTGAAGAACAAGAACATGAGCGGTATTGTTGATTTACTCAAGGAATCCAAGGGTGATGCTGCAAAAGAATCAGCTGCACTCAGtattgaggaatttaaaaaagCTCTATCTCAAGTAGATTCCCAAATGAAGAATCTTCCAGCAACTGCTCAG GTTGCAGCTCAGCAGGGTTCTTACCTAGCTGATTGCTTTAACCGAATGGATGAATGTGAGAAAAAACCAGAAGGTCCTATACGTTTCAGGGAATCTGGACGACACAGGTTCCGACCTTTCAG ATACAAGCATCTTGGTCAATTTGCTCCTTTAGGAGGGGAGCAAACAGCAGCACAACTCCCTGGGGACTGGGTTTCTATTGGCCACAGCAGCCAGTGGCTATGGTATTCCGTCTATGCAAG CAAGCAAGTAAGTTGGCGCACAAGGTCACTGGTGGTGTCGGATTGGATTAGGCGTTTCATCTTTGGCAGGGACTCTAGCCAAATATGA
- the LOC122582369 gene encoding heterogeneous nuclear ribonucleoprotein U-like protein 1 isoform X1 — MSWSSSVGKRERNENQQPWSLGKKPRLHHSLRVVLNPADSDLDFNIEGNGLKGSALYEHGFAYCWSGARANVGITRGKYCFSCRIVSGQPVDMDDTPLDQRHLCQVGISRGDDKVGNLGETQHSFGFGGDGKLSNSGRLSTYGESFGIGDTILCAVDLETKPAASIGFAKNGKWLGSVSYIDAGSIFFPHVLLKNVVVQLQFSCEDGLVPQDGYRPWGSALADGNGLMGPSFTDVCNCELIMMVGLPASGKTTWAERWVSDHPEKRYILLGTDLALDQMKVPGLIRKQNYGERFDHLMKRATSIFNTLLTRASKTPRNFIIDQTNVYKSARKRKLKPFANYQKIAVVAFPKPEDLKARSEKRFREMRKEVPAEAVNEMLANFVLPKSKDMPRTDEYFDQVVYLELNETESKRCLEEMKGKLQPEISLSTYSRENSLLSYSSNPVRYSQENLLQSHQSSAHQIFCESSTGISHTTSRHNAQRNSSTTYDTSPLKCQTPSGSYLSQPILPHTCQNNPTSGKFLPRDDFNHRRSYSGYEHRATAPMGIFGSHQRNNLSNGSGVDYHTSTSNGSRLDYHTSSNETMDLSPRYTANLNSHSTLIERYPTSSAPGATQVDMHPPTQSRYLPPTSFAQGSTYGTPCPMNVCVNHNMHTPNLDGYHSTSRYY, encoded by the exons ATGTCATGGTCGTCGTCGGTGGGGAAGCGGGAACGCAATGAAAACCAGCAACCATGGTCACTTGGGAAGAAACCTCGACTTCACCATTCTCTTCGCGTCGTTCTTAATCCTGCTGATTCTGATCTAG ATTTCAATATCGAAGGAAATGGTCTAAAAGGTTCTGCACTTTATGAGCATGGATTTGCTTATTGCTGGTCTGGTGCTCGTGCCAATGTAGGTATAACCAGAGGCAAGTATTGCTTTAGCTGCAGAATAGTATCCGGACAGCCTGTGGATATGGATGACACTCCTCTTGACCAAAGGCACCTCTGTCAGGTTGGCATTTCGAGGGGAGATGACAAGGTCGGAAACCTTGGGGAAACTCAGCACAGCTTTGGTTTCGGAGGAGACGGAAAGTTATCTAATTCTGGAAGGCTCTCCACTTATGGAGAAAGCTTCGGCATTGGTGACACGATTCTTTGTGCAGTTGATCTGGAAACTAAGCCTGCGGCTTCAATTGGTTTTGCCAAGAATGGGAAATGGTTGGGCTCAGTGAGCTATATAGATGCTGGCTCAATTTTTTTCCCACATGTTTTATTGAAAAACGTTGTTGTTCAGTTGCAATTCAGCTGTGAGGATGGCTTGGTTCCACAAGATGGGTACAGACCATGGGGATCTGCTTTGGCAGATGGAAACGGTTTGATGGGACCTTCATTTACGGATGTATGTAactgtgaattgatcatgatgGTTGGGTTACCTGCTTCTGGGAAGACAACCTGGGCTGAAAGATGGGTTAGTGACCACCCTGAAAAGCGATATATTTTGCTTGGAACAGATTTGGCCCTGGATCAAATGAAG GTTCCTGGTCTGATTCGTAAGCAGAACTATGGTGAGCGGTTTGACCACTTAATGAAGCGTGCTACTTCAATATTTAATACCCTATTAACCAGGGCTTCCAAAACACCACGTAATTTCATTATAGACCAAACAAATGTCTACAAGAGTGCCCGTAAGCGCAAGTTAAAGCCTTTTGCTAATTATCAGAAG ATTGCAGTTGTGGCTTTTCCAAAGCCAGAGGACCTCAAAGCTCGCAGTGAGAAAAGATTTAGAGAAATGCGAAAGGAGGTTCCTGCTGAAGCTGTCAATGAAATGCTAG CCAATTTTGTGTTGCCAAAGAGCAAGGATATGCCTAGGACTGATGAATATTTTGATCAG GTTGTATACCTTGAACTCAATGAGACAGAATCAAAGAGATGTTTGGAGGAAATGAAAGGAAAACTGCAACCAGAAATTAGTCTCTCCACTTATTCCCGTGAAAATTCACTACTTTCCTATAGTAGCAATCCTGTGAGATATTCTCAAGAGAATTTGTTGCAGTCTCACCAGAGCTCGGCACATCAAATTTTTTGTGAAAGTTCTACCGGTATCAGTCACACAACATCTAGGCATAACGCTCAACGAAATTCTTCGACAACTTATGACACCTCTCCATTAAAATGTCAAACTCCATCAG GTTCTTATCTATCTCAGCCTATATTGCCCCATACGTGTCAAAACAATCCAACCAGTGGAAAATTTCTTCCCCGAGATGATTTTAATCACCGTCGCAGTTATAGTGGATATGAACATAGAGCAACTGCACCCATGGGTATTTTTGGCTCCCATCAAAGAAATAATTTATCCAATGGTTCTGGTGTTGACTACCATACATCTACGTCTAATGGATCTCGTCTTGACTACCATACTTCCAGTAATGAAACCATGGATTTATCTCCACGGTACACAGCAAACCTAAATTCCCATAGCACCCTTATAGAACGGTATCCAACAAGTTCTGCCCCTGGAGCCACCCAGGTTGATATGCACCCTCCAACTCAATCCAGATATCTGCCTCCTACATCATTTGCACAAG GTTCAACTTATGGAACTCCATGTCCAATGAATGTGTGTGTAAACCACAACATGCATACACCAAATCTTGACGGATATCATTCTACTTCGAGGTACTACTGA
- the LOC122582369 gene encoding heterogeneous nuclear ribonucleoprotein U-like protein 1 isoform X2 has product MSWSSSVGKRERNENQQPWSLGKKPRLHHSLRVVLNPADSDLGITRGKYCFSCRIVSGQPVDMDDTPLDQRHLCQVGISRGDDKVGNLGETQHSFGFGGDGKLSNSGRLSTYGESFGIGDTILCAVDLETKPAASIGFAKNGKWLGSVSYIDAGSIFFPHVLLKNVVVQLQFSCEDGLVPQDGYRPWGSALADGNGLMGPSFTDVCNCELIMMVGLPASGKTTWAERWVSDHPEKRYILLGTDLALDQMKVPGLIRKQNYGERFDHLMKRATSIFNTLLTRASKTPRNFIIDQTNVYKSARKRKLKPFANYQKIAVVAFPKPEDLKARSEKRFREMRKEVPAEAVNEMLANFVLPKSKDMPRTDEYFDQVVYLELNETESKRCLEEMKGKLQPEISLSTYSRENSLLSYSSNPVRYSQENLLQSHQSSAHQIFCESSTGISHTTSRHNAQRNSSTTYDTSPLKCQTPSGSYLSQPILPHTCQNNPTSGKFLPRDDFNHRRSYSGYEHRATAPMGIFGSHQRNNLSNGSGVDYHTSTSNGSRLDYHTSSNETMDLSPRYTANLNSHSTLIERYPTSSAPGATQVDMHPPTQSRYLPPTSFAQGSTYGTPCPMNVCVNHNMHTPNLDGYHSTSRYY; this is encoded by the exons ATGTCATGGTCGTCGTCGGTGGGGAAGCGGGAACGCAATGAAAACCAGCAACCATGGTCACTTGGGAAGAAACCTCGACTTCACCATTCTCTTCGCGTCGTTCTTAATCCTGCTGATTCTGATCTAG GTATAACCAGAGGCAAGTATTGCTTTAGCTGCAGAATAGTATCCGGACAGCCTGTGGATATGGATGACACTCCTCTTGACCAAAGGCACCTCTGTCAGGTTGGCATTTCGAGGGGAGATGACAAGGTCGGAAACCTTGGGGAAACTCAGCACAGCTTTGGTTTCGGAGGAGACGGAAAGTTATCTAATTCTGGAAGGCTCTCCACTTATGGAGAAAGCTTCGGCATTGGTGACACGATTCTTTGTGCAGTTGATCTGGAAACTAAGCCTGCGGCTTCAATTGGTTTTGCCAAGAATGGGAAATGGTTGGGCTCAGTGAGCTATATAGATGCTGGCTCAATTTTTTTCCCACATGTTTTATTGAAAAACGTTGTTGTTCAGTTGCAATTCAGCTGTGAGGATGGCTTGGTTCCACAAGATGGGTACAGACCATGGGGATCTGCTTTGGCAGATGGAAACGGTTTGATGGGACCTTCATTTACGGATGTATGTAactgtgaattgatcatgatgGTTGGGTTACCTGCTTCTGGGAAGACAACCTGGGCTGAAAGATGGGTTAGTGACCACCCTGAAAAGCGATATATTTTGCTTGGAACAGATTTGGCCCTGGATCAAATGAAG GTTCCTGGTCTGATTCGTAAGCAGAACTATGGTGAGCGGTTTGACCACTTAATGAAGCGTGCTACTTCAATATTTAATACCCTATTAACCAGGGCTTCCAAAACACCACGTAATTTCATTATAGACCAAACAAATGTCTACAAGAGTGCCCGTAAGCGCAAGTTAAAGCCTTTTGCTAATTATCAGAAG ATTGCAGTTGTGGCTTTTCCAAAGCCAGAGGACCTCAAAGCTCGCAGTGAGAAAAGATTTAGAGAAATGCGAAAGGAGGTTCCTGCTGAAGCTGTCAATGAAATGCTAG CCAATTTTGTGTTGCCAAAGAGCAAGGATATGCCTAGGACTGATGAATATTTTGATCAG GTTGTATACCTTGAACTCAATGAGACAGAATCAAAGAGATGTTTGGAGGAAATGAAAGGAAAACTGCAACCAGAAATTAGTCTCTCCACTTATTCCCGTGAAAATTCACTACTTTCCTATAGTAGCAATCCTGTGAGATATTCTCAAGAGAATTTGTTGCAGTCTCACCAGAGCTCGGCACATCAAATTTTTTGTGAAAGTTCTACCGGTATCAGTCACACAACATCTAGGCATAACGCTCAACGAAATTCTTCGACAACTTATGACACCTCTCCATTAAAATGTCAAACTCCATCAG GTTCTTATCTATCTCAGCCTATATTGCCCCATACGTGTCAAAACAATCCAACCAGTGGAAAATTTCTTCCCCGAGATGATTTTAATCACCGTCGCAGTTATAGTGGATATGAACATAGAGCAACTGCACCCATGGGTATTTTTGGCTCCCATCAAAGAAATAATTTATCCAATGGTTCTGGTGTTGACTACCATACATCTACGTCTAATGGATCTCGTCTTGACTACCATACTTCCAGTAATGAAACCATGGATTTATCTCCACGGTACACAGCAAACCTAAATTCCCATAGCACCCTTATAGAACGGTATCCAACAAGTTCTGCCCCTGGAGCCACCCAGGTTGATATGCACCCTCCAACTCAATCCAGATATCTGCCTCCTACATCATTTGCACAAG GTTCAACTTATGGAACTCCATGTCCAATGAATGTGTGTGTAAACCACAACATGCATACACCAAATCTTGACGGATATCATTCTACTTCGAGGTACTACTGA